One Epinephelus fuscoguttatus linkage group LG10, E.fuscoguttatus.final_Chr_v1 genomic window carries:
- the lsm4 gene encoding U6 snRNA-associated Sm-like protein LSm4: protein MLPLSLLKTAQNHPMLVELKNGETYNGHLVSCDNWMNINLREVICTSRDGDKFWRMPECYIRGSTIKYLRIPDEIIDMVKEEVVSKGRGRGGAQQNKQQGKGRGGAGRGLFGGRGRGMSGPGRGQQQQMQQQDKKPGKPQGMKNQH from the exons ATG CTTCCACTATCTCTGCTGAAGACTGCCCAGAACCATCCTATG CTGGTGGAGCTGAAGAATGGGGAGACATACAATGGTCACCTGGTCAGCTGTGACAACTGGATGAACATCAACCTTAGAGAAGTCATCTGCACCTCGAGG GATGGAGATAAGTTCTGGAGGATGCCTGAGTGCTACATCAGAGGAAGCACCATCAAGTATCTGCGAATCCCCGACGAGATCATCGACATGGTGAAGGAGGAGGTCGTGTCGAAGGGCCGCGGACGTGGAGGTGCCCAGCAGAACAAACAGCAGGgcaaaggaagaggaggagccgGCAGGG GTCTGTTTGGCGGTCGTGGCAGAGGAATGTCAGGTCCCGGTCGcggtcagcagcagcagatgcagcagcaggacAAGAAACCAGGCAAACCACAGGGAATGAAGAACCAGCACTGA